In Cryptomeria japonica chromosome 5, Sugi_1.0, whole genome shotgun sequence, the genomic window atgcaactaagatgatctaaaaaTGCTAAGAGAAGACAATGGAGCTCCTTAGTAACCTGCACAAAACAATTTAGCTATAGATTGGATGCAAATAAagaaggatattggatatgagacaAGGGCTCATCTTATAGAGTTGAAGACTTaggaatggatggccaagattgattaccaatcaagggtcaagattgaaggaggaatgtggtcccaagttgaaaggcttagccttgtgatgTCACAAGGGGGGAGAGGGTGAGGATCAATGTGGTCCCAGATTTGCGAGGtcagccttgtgacaagtgtcacaagggggaGAAGGTGAAAAGTCAATGTGGTCCCACCTTGGGAGAAGGGGGATATgtactcacacatgtgtgagcaacctaggaagaaacaaaatggattaattaggataatgaagggattagataggttctagaaggatgattaggaggcaagtgggagatgtaagattttgcaagtgggtgagggaaaataggatttttcgttaaattaaaatgatttaatttagccaaaagggatgcaacttgcatttgtaggattttacaagtggggggatttacaaataaattttgatttatttagatgcaaaggggattttaattaaatgtagatttaattaaaatgggaaagggataaatggatatttttaattaaatgtaaatttaattaaaatggttagaggggggtatttaattaaatgtcttaaatagaagaaggggatattaattaaatcttagtttaattaattggaagaattagggataattaaatgaataaaattcacttaattcgttgtgcaacttttaggtgtctacaaatacatTTGATTCATCTTGAGAAGCTCTACAATGTGAATAATAATCTAACTCATTATTTTTTTCTTCTCCTTGCATTCCTTCATTTTGTGTCTTTTTACCTTGAATTACTTAGGAAAATTAAATCTCACTCTAGATTTTGATTTGGTCTTTTTTATTTACCTTCTTGAATGTTTCCTTTGACTATCTAAAAACATTTGGTGTTTCCTTATTGGATTTAGAATTATTTTTCATCATATCCTCTAATAGAAGATAAATCACTACTTGATCAATCACAATTTTTGAATTAGCACATCCAATTGTCATCATTAGATTATCCTATGAGTATAGCAAAGTTCACATAATAAGTCCATGCAtctatcttcttcttccacatTCACATTAGTAGATTGCAACTAGCTTATTTTGGTGTTAAATTCATTAAAGTATTCAACAATTGAGTCTTCATCACCCATCATCAAAGTATACAACTTCCACAGAAAGATATTTTTCACCAAGTTTTTAGCCCAGTACAAATTTATTAAGTTTTTCAATGGTTTTAAGTAGTGGGTTATTCCATACCATTCAATATAAGTAAGCCTACCAAACAAATCTAAATGAGGGTTCTAACTTTCCAACTTAACACACCCTAGTCTTCATCCCTGTAGGTTTACATTTGGAGATTGTTGATCATAAATCTATGTATATTGACAAATCCTGCATCTTGagtttccatattttgaagtttgtGTAATTAAACTATTCTATCTCCAAATATGTTGTACTTGGCATTTTATCTACAAATAAAGATATTCTATGCATGGCTCCCAATCAAACCAAGATTAGTCCAAAAATCTTTTTTTCCCAATCACCTAGGAAACAAAGTCAATTGATTTTTGATGCCAAATGAAATAAAGTTGATATTTTGGCACAAAAATCAATGTGTCTAGTAGCTTGAAAAGGAAAATATATGTACACAAATTATATCATAGCGATGTAGCATTTATCTTGGAAATCTTCTATGAGAAAAAAACCTAGCCTCTAAATATTGAACCAATATGGTCTTAGTATCAATCTAGTTACAATACATCAATATATTTATTCCTTCATGTAATAACAACCCACACAAGTCTACATACGTTTTTGTAGCATAACACCTTATAAAATCACATCATACTACATCTCCATCCTATGCATTGATATATAGAAGATGCATATCTAGAAACCACATTTGGTTGTAAGCATCAAACATATAAGAATATCACTCTAAAAATGACACTCAAATCTCCATGCTAAATTTCAACACCCTTCTCATAATGAGTCAACATGCCAACCTTAGAATATTCTCTTTCATCATCATAATTTTTCATATTCAACACACCAACTTGGGCGGTCCATTTTGTCTCCATTATCTCCATTTAGACATGCCTTATAATGGGTCATAACATGCATCATAGAGTTGGTCAATAGTTAAGTCTACTATgatcatatttgtatatttgtgaTAGAATTAGTCATAGGTAAGCCCCACATCTTACAATAACATAATGAAATAAGTTGCTCATACAAATTATTACTCACATTGCAAAGTATCCAACATGTGGATAAAAGGTCCACCTTAAAGTGAGATGTCATCTTTCCTATATGAggaaaaatagtaaatatttaataaatactcAAACATGAAATATTGATAAGGAAGGTTTAAACACCTTTCCAAACAATTATAGTTCTTAGGTAGCCTCCTTTTTAAGTTGAATAGACAAACAAGTAGAAGAGTAGTAATCAAATTAGAGCTAAAAAAAATTTGAAGGATAATACCAAGGTATCTTGAAATTTAGTAAAGTTTCTAAAAGTATGAGGTTTAAATGATGGAAAATTTGAAGTGTTAGCCACATGTGATGCAGATTGTCCATTTTTCTTTAGAATTATATGTGTAATTACGAATTAGACAAGACATGTAATTAGGGAAAATACTAATGAAAGTAGGGATGGAGGTATAAGGGTGGGAATAAAAGGCCAATCTAGTGGTAGAAATGGAGATGGTAGAAGAAACATTAGGACCATGTTTAGTCATATCAATAGTAGGAATAAAATAGAAAGAAGGTGAAATGATAGTGAGATAGGTAGAAATGAGAGAGTATGTATACAACTCAAGATGGGAAGTGGCCATAACAACAATGTCTAGCATGGTGGGAAGAGGAGTGGAAGGAGGCATATACCAAGTAGAGGAATAAAAACATGAGGAAATTATGAGGAGGATGCaccaataaagaattaagaataacCTTAATGTCAATCCCTTGAACCTCAAATCCAAATGGCTTAGTAAGCAACAAATCATGAATTTTTTGAAACAAATTTATAGTACTATTTACCTCAATTAAAATGACGAGCTCATGCATTCATTATTTTTGTTCTAAAAGTTAGTCATGATTAAAGTTTGAAATCATATTGTTAATAATAGATGTAGTAATAATAATACTTATAGAAACACCTTTCTTACCAAACTAAACCATTTGGGTTTTTAAATGTAGACTTCTTCTCAAAAGAATGTGAGCATGAGGATGAGACCTTGACATGcaaacaactcacaaaaacctaaagatAAAATGATGTGAAAGAGATGTAGGAACTAATATTAAATTAGAAAAATATCAATTGATTAGATCTGCAAACTATTAATAAATGAAACCCTTGAGGAGAAAACAAGGCTAAACATGGTATACCAAAGATAAGGTCATGTAATAAAGCATAAAACTAAAAAGGGATATATAGAAAATGGAGCACAAGCGAAGGGTTTCAAAACTTGAatcaaatttgaaatgaaatgttTGCACTTggaaaaagtaaaatataaaatccaaaaaaaagagagATAAACTTTGGTTGAAACCACCAGTCATGTTCAAATGAAATGTTTGATTTGTATAAACTTCACCATTTTATGTAAGAAAAAAAAACGCTTGCATAAATATTTATGCTAATACAATAAATATTGTTTAAATAAATGAGCATTACCtatatttcaaaataaataatGTAAACAACATCAAAATATATCATTATGGAGACAACTATTTTAGTTGTACAATATTCCACTTAAAAATAACAATCCAAATCCTAACAATATTGGAAACTTAACCCTAATCTTAGGTGAGATCGTACGTTAATAGCAATATCGAACCTCatcataattgaaccctaattgCAATCATAAGCGTAAATGATCCCTAATTGAACCATAATTGTAACTACAAATGCATTCCCGGTTGAAttatatgtattgtattatattatatatgtatatgtatatcataTTAtgtactatattatattatatttatcattATCGTTATCCTTGCAATAACAaaaatatatttcacattatattaaatttattcatATCCTTATCTTTGCGAAAAAGAAAGATTTTATGGACACAATATTTTAAACTTCATGTTACTATTGTAAAACACATTTTGatctaatataattataattaccaAGTAAATAAATATGTTGAACCTAATAGTATAATTAAATGTGGAATTTAGATGAATTAATAGTAATAATTATCTAGATTCAATTCATTACTATGTTAAGATTATAGAGTTTGATCACAAGACTATCTTGGAAACTACAAACTAATTGTGTTATCTCATGATTTAAATCTATGCTTGTGAATTAGATCTTGAGAATTATAGAAGTGAACTCATGTGCAAACCTcaaaacacacacacacgcacacacacaagaACATGAACCAATAGAAATCTGGTTACTAAAATCTATTCAATTTGATCTTTTGATGTCTAAATCACAATAAAGAACCACCTAatgatatttatatttttaataattttcacaattatatGCTAATCCTTCACAATTACAAGTAAACCACTCATCCATATCAACCTAAAACAAAACCATTAAAAAAATTAGTGACTACGCCCTCTATGCAACCATTTGCATATTTGAccttatttacttaattaattgaaaataaaaaattcattatattttaatttttaattaattaataaataaatacaatCAAATATGCTACCTACCGACAGAAAATCAACTGTCACGTGGCTAGCGCATTTTCTGTAAACCAGCCATAGTtgattatataaaataatatatccaaGAGAATATCATTTTACAGTTTGGATAGAATAAAGCCCTAAAATGCTATAAAGCCCTAAGAAACTATACCAAATTGAACAGGAAAACCGGCTGATTTGCTTTCCTCTTCAATGGCGTCGTTCTCTGTGCTAAAGGAGCTGGATGACCTGAACAGCCTGGAGAAGCAGGTAAATGAGGCTCTGCTAAAAGCTTCACAAGGAAACCTAATTTCCAGGCCCATATCTTtggcttctcttcctcttcctcaaaCGCCTTTAGCCGAAAAGGCCACAGCCTATGCCAAATCCTCCCTAAATTTAGAGGTTTTCCAGCACAGCATGCGCTCCTACTATTTTGGCACAGCTATTGCTTCCCAGCATTTCCCCCATTTTGACTGGGATCCCCACACGGCTTACCTGGCAGCTATGTTGCATGACGTGGGGCTAACGTCTGAGGCTTTCGCGCTGACTCGGATGTCGTTCGAGTTCCACGGTGGCATCTTGGCCCGGGAGTTTCTGTTGAAGGAGGGCGCGTCGCCACGAGTGAGTGACACGGTGGCAGAGGCCATCTTCAGGCATAGAGA contains:
- the LOC131032792 gene encoding cyanamide hydratase DDI2, with product MASFSVLKELDDLNSLEKQVNEALLKASQGNLISRPISLASLPLPQTPLAEKATAYAKSSLNLEVFQHSMRSYYFGTAIASQHFPHFDWDPHTAYLAAMLHDVGLTSEAFALTRMSFEFHGGILAREFLLKEGASPRVSDTVAEAIFRHRDQIHLDGGATCGHSPEGVLLILGTHLDVYGAFAPLIHVDTIDDVVARFPRAAFGNVFADLLEEEVKVKGFCATAKVVQSGGLDKIRNNSVFAKYDC